A genomic stretch from Scatophagus argus isolate fScaArg1 chromosome 19, fScaArg1.pri, whole genome shotgun sequence includes:
- the stxbp6l gene encoding syntaxin binding protein 6 (amisyn), like, translating to MNIQSAINKEVFIPHDERLLVAVEVQRRKRKRMSLLLTGAKGDYITFICISVTKRRPHQLLITKVKQFGGSSSFTRRSQWTVEQLKQVNGINPNKDSPEFDLVFDNTVDQWVASSSAEKCIFVQILYHACQTYWEGKAGSLGKAGKLDKVCHRRTESLSDHHELGANPSVPSPSSVSRTLQARRKSHVPPRQTEFINCQSKLTGDACTMNLVIYRCKAFLNRMKNMMVANQSSTYRGQPGQKSTMDNVVKRMNVSLGERGDRLTRAEDKTVVLMHKAQQLADTAHKLALKYSK from the exons ATGAACATTCAGTCTGCCATCAACAAAGAGGTCTTCATCCCTCACGATGAGCGGTTGCTGGTGGCAGTGGAggtgcagaggaggaaaaggaagagaatgTCCTTGCTACTTACTGGAGCCAAAGGAGACTACATCACATTCATCTGTATTTCAG TGACGAAGAGAAGGCCTCATCAGCTCCTCATTACAAAGGTGAAGCAATTTGGTGGCTCCTCTTCTTTCACCAGGAGGTCTCAGTGGACGGTGGAGCAACTTAAACAAGTCAACGGCATCAACCCCAACAAG GACAGCCCAGAGTTTGACTTGGTGTTTGACAATACTGTGGACCAGTGGGTCGCCAGTTCATCAGCAGAAAAGTGTATCTTTGTCCAGATCCTGTACCATGCCTGCCAGACCTATTGGGAGGGGAAAGCGGGCAGTCTGGGAAAGGCAGGGAAGCTGGACAAAGTGTGTCACCGGAGAACAGAAAGTCTGTCAGATCACCATGAGTTGGGAGCTAATCCCAGCGTCCCCTCACCAAGCTCTGTATCCAGAACCCTGCAGGCCCGACGAAAGAGCCATGTTccacccagacagacagagttcaTCAACTGTCAGTCCAAGCTCACTGGAG ATGCCTGCACTATGAATCTGGTCATCTACCGCTGCAAAGCCTTCTTGAATCGTATGAAGAATATGATGGTTGCAAACCAATCATCAACATATCGAG GCCAACCTGGACAGAAGAGCACTATGGATAATGTAGTTAAGAGAATGAATGTGTCTCTGGGAGAGCGTGGAGACAGACTGACTCGTGCTGAGGACAAGACTGTGGTGCTGATGCACAAAGCCCAGCAGTTGGCAGATACTGCTCACAAG CTGGCCCTGAAGTATTCGAAGTAG